The Helianthus annuus cultivar XRQ/B chromosome 16, HanXRQr2.0-SUNRISE, whole genome shotgun sequence genome includes a window with the following:
- the LOC110915649 gene encoding upstream activation factor subunit spp27 has translation MSSMPLGLFSAAGTPSLSKSSSSSSLVSLQPASFRPFNVKLRTSVTYATASEPATETKKRAPRGFSKPRPVSPEMREFLGGRTEIPRTEVLKVIWAHIKENGLQDPNNKRVIVCDEKLKKIFGEKEQVGFLEIAGLISPHFKKVEN, from the exons ATGTCTTCTATGCCTTTGGGGTTATTCTCTGCCGCCGGAACACCCTCCTTATCCAAGTCTTCCTCGTCGTCGTCTTTGGTGTCTCTTCAGCCGGCGTCGTTTCGACCGTTCAACGTTAAACTACGCACATCAGTTACCTATGCCACCGCTTCGGAGCCTGCGACTGAGACAAAGAAGAGAGCGCCTAGAGGGTTCTCGAAGCCGCGTCCTGTTTCACCGGAAATGAGGGAGTTTCTTGGCGGTCGAACGGAAATCCCACGTACCGAAGTTCTGAAAGTGATTTGGGCTCACATCAAAGAAAATGGCCTCCAG GATCCAAACAACAAGAGGGTTATCGTATGCGATGAGAAGCTGAAGAAGATATTTGGAGAAAAGGAGCAGGTTGGGTTTCTTGAGATTGCTGGCCTAATCAGTCCTCACTTCAAGAAAGTGGAGAACTAG